In the genome of Dioscorea cayenensis subsp. rotundata cultivar TDr96_F1 chromosome 1, TDr96_F1_v2_PseudoChromosome.rev07_lg8_w22 25.fasta, whole genome shotgun sequence, one region contains:
- the LOC120258862 gene encoding subtilisin-like protease 4: MTCQNNSLNEINIRGKIVMCYVGRGTENIKKGDAIKNAGGAGMIIMNFLPNGFTTYSTPHNLPVSHVSHIDALQIEDYFATNSEPTAKITFGGTIFGVRPSPALAAFSSRGPAKYNGNIVKPDVTAPGVNILSAWPVEVGPFPSGLKTKTFNFMSGTSMAASHVSGIVALIMSKLKNDNKRKWSTSEIQSALITTANTFDLDGKPMFDEATYRNSANILQRGAGQVNATNAMDPGLVYNIESDDYVAYLCGIFSNNSTVVQYFTQNYTQDCTRSISGDQLNYPSIGVPIGSSSSKITVSRTLTNVGDAREIYNAKIIEPPSVKMDLSEYSLSFTRLEQQITYSITFTMTEAHPGSGVYEQGELSWVSDKHTVTSPIYIAF; the protein is encoded by the coding sequence ATGACTTGCCAGAACAATTCATTAAATGAAATCAACATTAGGGGAAAGATTGTGATGTGCTATGTAGGACGCGGTacagaaaacattaaaaaaggtGATGCCATCAAGAATGCTGGAGGCGCTGGCATGATCATTATGAACTTTTTACCTAATGGATTCACAACATATTCAACCCCTCATAATCTTCCAGTATCACATGTGAGCCATATTGATGCCCTTCAAATTGAAGATTATTTTGCTACAAACTCTGAACCAACAGCAAAGATCACCTTCGGTGGCACTATATTTGGAGTTCGGCCATCTCCAGCATTAGCTGCCTTCTCATCAAGAGGCCCGGCCAAGTATAATGGGAACATTGTGAAACCAGATGTCACCGCACCTGGAGTGAATATTCTATCTGCATGGCCAGTGGAAGTTGGGCCCTTCCCATCCGGTCTAAAAACAAAGACATTCAACTTTATGAGTGGCACATCCATGGCCGCATCTCATGTTTCTGGAATTGTGGCTCTTATTATGAGCAAGTTAAAGAACGACAACAAGCGCAAATGGTCAACTTCAGAAATCCAATCAGCACTCATCACCACAGCCAACACATTCGACTTAGATGGAAAACCAATGTTCGATGAAGCAACTTATAGAAACAGTGCCAACATTCTCCAACGAGGTGCAGGGCAAGTCAATGCAACAAATGCCATGGATCCGGGTCTCGTTTATAACATTGAATCGGATGATTATGTTGCCTATCTTTGTGGAATTTTTTCTAATAACAGCACAGTGGTGCAATACTTCACCCAAAATTACACCCAGGACTGTACTAGATCCATCTCTGGTGATCAACTCAATTATCCCTCCATAGGTGTGCCAATAGGATCAAGCTCATCGAAGATCACAGTCAGTAGAACATTGACAAACGTGGGTGATGCAAGGGAAATCTATAATGCCAAGATCATAGAACCACCAAGTGTAAAAATGGATCTCTCGGAATATAGCTTGAGCTTCACACGACTAGAACAACAAATTACCTATAGTATCACATTCACCATGACTGAAGCTCACCCAGGCTCTGGAGTATATGAACAAGGAGAATTATCATGGGTGTCTGACAAGCACACTGTCACGAGTCCCATCTACATCGCATTCTAG
- the LOC120258870 gene encoding subtilisin-like protease 4: MVEFKGGFNSFLLLVFFLSFNIVLFVHGQPLSVVSDYGGNTSQIQTYIVHVSKPKGSNFLGAEDLENWHKSFLPNSTLDTGEPRLLYSYKEAIGGFAARLTPEEVRAMKKMEGFLRANPSQRFELQSTYTHNFLNLSTLFGAWSIATLFGEGIIIGVLDMGIHLPHPSFDDEGMPPRPKGWNASCNFQRPSCNNKVIGAQTFKYGPSTIPPIDKDQGHGTHVAGIAAGNFVDNAEVLDQALGRAAGMAPKAFISVYKVCWIDIGCDSIDVIAGIDQAIQDGVHILQMSIGPKTSIARFILEWMMLLLAHMRRCKKGIFPCVTAGNYGPSQETLGRAAPWDMVVGATTTDRRIRATVTLGNGQEFHGETAYLSNTVIDKFLPLFFSRQRWAK; this comes from the coding sequence ATGGTAGAATTCAAGGGTGGCTTTAATTCTTTCTTGCttcttgtattttttctttcatttaacATTGTTCTCTTTGTTCACGGCCAACCATTGTCCGTAGTCAGTGACTATGGAGGAAACACTAGCCAAATCCAAACCTACATCGTCCACGTATCGAAGCCAAAAGGCTCAAATTTCTTGGGCGCCGAGGATTTAGAAAATTGGCACAAGTCCTTTCTGCCCAACTCTACTCTAGACACAGGTGAACCACGGTTGCTTTACTCATATAAAGAAGCAATTGGCGGGTTTGCAGCAAGATTGACACCTGAAGAGGTGAGAGCCATGAAGAAGATGGAAGGATTTCTAAGGGCGAATCCAAGCCAACGGTTCGAGCTCCAAAGTACGTACACTCATAACTTCCTAAACTTGAGCACGTTATTTGGAGCTTGGTCCATAGCAACTCTTTTTGGTGAGGGCATCATCATAGGAGTGTTGGATATGGGGATTCACTTGCCCCATCCTTCTTTTGATGATGAAGGAATGCCACCACGCCCAAAAGGATGGAATGCAAGTTGTAACTTTCAAAGGCCATCTTGCAATAATAAGGTCATTGGCGCCCAAACTTTCAAATATGGCCCTAGTACCATTCCACCAATTGACAAAGATCAAGGTCATGGTACACATGTGGCTGGCATTGCAGCAGGAAACTTTGTGGATAATGCGGAAGTCCTCGACCAAGCTCTTGGAAGAGCTGCAGGGATGGCGCCAAAAGCATTCATATCAGTGTACAAGGTGTGTTGGATAGATATAGGTTGTGATTCAATTGATGTCATAGCAGGAATAGACCAAGCAATTCAAGATGGGGTGCATATCCTCCAAATGTCGATTGGGCCAAAAACCTCCATTGCCAGATTCATTTTGGAATGGATGATGTTGCTATTGGCACATATGCGGCGATGCAAAAAGGGGATCTTTCCTTGCGTAACTGCTGGCAACTATGGCCCAAGCCAAGAGACATTGGGTCGTGCTGCTCCATGGGATATGGTTGTCGGTGCAACCACCACAGATCGAAGAATAAGAGCAACTGTGACACTCGGCAATGGGCAAGAATTCCATGGAGAAACTGCCTATCTATCCAACACAGTTATTGACAAGTTTCTTCCCTTGTTTTTTTCCAGGCAGCGGTGGGCAAAGTGA
- the LOC120258877 gene encoding subtilisin-like protease 4, with the protein MGEFESGFVSFLVLVFFLSFNIVLLVHGQPVPIVSDHGENTSQFQTYIVHVLKPEGSNFLGTEDLENWHKSFLPNTTLDTGEPRLLYSYKEAISGFAARLTPEEVRAIEKMDGFLRANPSQRFELQTTYTHKLLNLSTIFGAWSTTNSFFGEGIIIGVLDSGIHFPHPSFVDEGMPPRPKGWNASCYFQRPSCNDKVIGAQSFKGGNTTIPPTDIDQGHGTHVAGIAAGNFVDNAEVLGQALGKAAGMAPKAFISVYKICWKGKGCGVSDIIAGIDKAIQDGVHILQMSFGGNWPNSFKEDEVAIATYSAMQKGIFPAHVLVTRGPDPETLGHYAPWDMVVGATTTDRRIRATVTLGNGMQFHGETAYQPNNTITNKFLPLGKIVMCYVGGKAESDEQVDIVRNAGGAGVIFANPNRIGFTTYSAPHHIPASHVSHKDAIKIQLYFATNDTPTAKITFGGTVFGVRPSPALAYFSSRGPPMNNGNIVKPDVTAPGVNILSAWPVEVGPFPSGLKTKTFNFLSGTSMATPHVSGIVALIMSKLKYENNRKWSTTEIQSALITTANIFDLDGEPIFDEASLKSSANIVQRGAGQVNAIKAMDPGLVYNIEQDDYVAYLCGIYSNNSQKVQIFTKDNTQCTRSISGEQLNYPSIGCANGIKLVEGSLSEEQ; encoded by the exons ATGGGAGAGTTTGAAAGTGGCTTTGTTTCTTTCTTGGttcttgtattttttctttcatttaacATTGTTCTCTTGGTTCACGGCCAGCCAGTGCCTATAGTCAGTGACCATGGAGAAAACACTAGTCAATTCCAAACCTACATTGTTCATGTTCTGAAGCCAGAGGGCTCAAATTTCTTGGGCACCGAGGATTTAGAGAATTGGCACAAGTCCTTTTTGCCTAACACTACTCTAGACACAGGTGAGCCGCGGTTGCTTTACTCATATAAAGAAGCAATTAGCGGGTTTGCAGCAAGATTGACACCTGAAGAGGTGAGAGCCATCGAAAAGATGGATGGATTTCTGAGGGCAAATCCAAGCCAACGGTTTGAACTCCAAACTACGTACACTCATAAATTACTAAACTTGAGTACGATATTTGGAGCTTGGTCCACAACCAACTCCTTTTTCGGTGAGGGGATCATCATAGGAGTATTGGATTCAGGGATTCACTTCCCCCATCCTTCTTTTGTAGACGAAGGAATGCCACCACGTCCAAAAGGATGGAACGCAAGTTGTTACTTCCAAAGGCCATCTTGTAATGATAAAGTCATCGGGGCACAATCTTTCAAAGGAGGTAATACGACCATTCCACCAACTGACATAGATCAAGGTCATGGAACACATGTGGCTGGCATTGCAGCAGGCAATTTTGTGGATAATGCGGAGGTCCTCGGCCAAGCTCTGGGAAAAGCTGCAGGGATGGCGCCAAAAGCATTTATATCAGTGTATAAGATTTGCTGGAAAGGCAAAGGGTGTGGAGTAAGTGATATCATAGCAGGTATAGACAAAGCAATTCAAGATGGGGTGCATATCCTTCAAATGTCCTTTGGGGGGAACTGGCCCAATTCCTTTAAAGAGGATGAAGTCGCTATTGCCACATACTCAGCAATGCAGAAGGGGATCTTCCCTGCACATGTGCTAGTAACGAGGGGCCCAGACCCAGAGACATTGGGTCACTATGCTCCGTGGGATATGGTTGTTGGAGCAACCACTACAGATCGAAGAATAAGAGCAACTGTGACACTCGGCAATGGGATGCAATTCCACGGAGAAACTGCCTATCAACCCAACAACACAATTACTAACAAATTTCTTCCCTT GGGAAAGATTGTGATGTGCTACGTTGGAGGCAAAGCAGAAAGCGATGAACAAGTTGATATTGTCAGGAATGCTGGAGGTGCTGGCGTGATCTTTGCGAACCCTAATAGGATTGGATTCACAACATATTCAGCACCTCACCATATTCCAGCATCACATGTGAGCCACAAAGATGCCATTAAAATTCAACTTTATTTTGCTACAAATGACACACCAACAGCAAAGATTACCTTTGGTGGCACTGTATTTGGTGTTCGTCCATCTCCGGCGTTAGCCTATTTCTCATCTAGAGGCCCGCCAATGAATAATGGAAACATTGTGAAGCCAGATGTCACGGCACCTGGAGTCAACATTCTATCTGCATGGCCAGTGGAAGTTGGGCCCTTCCCGTCCggtctaaaaacaaaaacattcaacTTCTTGAGTGGCACATCTATGGCTACACCTCACGTTTCTGGAATTGTGGCTCTTATTATGAGCaagttaaaatatgaaaataaccgGAAATGGTCAACTACAGAGATTCAATCAGCCCTCATCACCACAGCCAACATATTCGACTTAGATGGAGAACCAATCTTCGATGAGGCATCTTTGAAAAGCAGTGCCAACATTGTCCAACGCGGAGCTGGGCAAGTCAATGCAATTAAAGCCATGGATCCTGGTCTCGTCTACAACATTGAACAAGATGATTATGTTGCCTATCTTTGTGGAATTTATTCTAACAACAGCCAAAAGGTGCAAATCTTCACGAAAGACAACACCCAGTGTACCAGATCAATCTCTGGTGAGCAACTCAATTATCCCTCAATAGGGTGTGCCAATGGGATCAAGCTCGTCGAGGGATCACTGTCAGAAGAACAGTGA